The Methylomicrobium agile genome has a segment encoding these proteins:
- a CDS encoding bifunctional SulP family inorganic anion transporter/carbonic anhydrase — protein MFSSLSKNLKDDISAGIAVFLVTVPLSLGIAMASGAPPLSGLITGIIGGLLISQISGSTLGISGTAAGLTVIILAAIQQLGFNAFLLTVVLAGMIQVAMGILRAGVIAYYFPSSVVNGMLFGIGIILFLKQLPHAVGYDRDYEGDETFFQNDQYSSFSELFHLFGSISPGAVLISSLSLASLLAWEFWIKKKYPGLRLMQGGLVALLVGVLSNFLLGKFYPDWALSGSHLVTIPIFEHPADILRQIYFPDYSRLLDPKIYWFALTIALVASLETLLAVEAVDKLDPYKRITPTSRELIVQGIGNICAGFIGGLPMTQLIIRSSVNIESGAKTRASSFIHGLLLLFTVLFIPAVFNLVPLASLASVLLLAGYRLARPQKFENMYLAGRYHFIPFCATVLGLVLTDLLTGIAIGMTIALLAILIENYRGSFYMRETHLGNKTVLRLSEQVSFLNKANVQRTLKQLPPGSEIVIDATRSKFIDYDIYEIIQNFRSEAQIKNIKLTIENLRGFGTLPPPETVRAQTYDSQQSLTPAEVLTILKEGNERFVNNLKSNRNLLEQVNDTRKGQFPIAIILSCIDSRTSVELIFDLGLGDVFSARVAGNIVNDDILGSMEFACKLAGSKLIVVLGHSLCGAIKGACADVELDHLTGLLQKIKPAVHAAREELGEETAADKILLVQRVAERNVQLTVEQIRKQSPLLEAMEKAGQIDIVGGMYDVETGHVEFYTDTPTEYGCCPPYGPR, from the coding sequence ATGTTCAGCTCGTTATCCAAAAATTTAAAAGACGATATTTCCGCCGGCATTGCCGTTTTTCTGGTCACCGTTCCGCTTTCACTGGGCATTGCGATGGCCTCCGGGGCGCCTCCCTTGTCCGGCCTGATCACCGGCATCATCGGCGGCCTGCTCATCTCGCAGATCAGCGGTTCGACCCTGGGAATCAGCGGCACGGCGGCGGGGCTGACCGTGATCATTCTCGCGGCGATTCAACAACTGGGGTTCAATGCCTTTCTTTTGACCGTGGTGCTGGCCGGCATGATCCAGGTCGCAATGGGCATTTTGAGAGCCGGGGTGATCGCCTATTATTTTCCCTCCTCGGTGGTCAACGGCATGCTGTTCGGTATCGGCATCATCCTGTTCCTGAAACAGCTTCCGCATGCGGTCGGCTACGACCGGGACTACGAAGGCGACGAGACTTTTTTTCAGAACGACCAATATTCCTCGTTTTCTGAACTGTTCCACCTGTTCGGCAGCATTTCGCCGGGTGCGGTGCTGATTTCTTCGCTCTCGCTGGCAAGCCTGCTGGCCTGGGAGTTCTGGATCAAGAAAAAATATCCGGGGCTGCGCTTGATGCAGGGCGGCCTGGTCGCCCTGCTGGTCGGCGTGCTGAGCAATTTTCTGCTCGGAAAATTTTATCCGGACTGGGCACTGAGCGGTTCCCACCTGGTGACGATTCCGATCTTCGAACATCCGGCGGACATCCTCCGCCAGATTTATTTTCCCGACTACAGCCGATTACTCGACCCGAAAATCTACTGGTTTGCGCTGACGATCGCGCTGGTTGCGAGCCTGGAAACCCTGCTGGCGGTGGAAGCCGTAGACAAGCTCGACCCGTACAAACGGATTACCCCGACCAGCCGCGAACTGATCGTGCAGGGCATCGGCAATATCTGCGCCGGTTTTATCGGCGGTTTGCCGATGACGCAACTGATCATCCGCAGTTCGGTCAACATCGAGTCCGGAGCAAAAACCCGGGCCTCGTCCTTCATTCACGGGCTGTTATTGCTGTTTACCGTGCTTTTCATCCCGGCCGTGTTCAATCTCGTGCCGCTGGCGAGCTTGGCCAGCGTCCTGCTGCTGGCCGGCTACCGGCTGGCGCGGCCTCAAAAATTCGAAAACATGTACTTGGCCGGCCGCTACCATTTCATCCCGTTCTGCGCGACGGTGCTCGGTCTCGTATTGACCGACCTGCTGACCGGCATCGCGATCGGCATGACGATCGCGTTGTTGGCGATTCTGATCGAAAATTACCGCGGCTCGTTCTATATGCGCGAAACGCACCTCGGCAACAAGACCGTGCTGCGCCTTTCCGAACAGGTTTCGTTTTTGAACAAGGCCAATGTGCAGCGGACTCTGAAACAATTGCCGCCGGGCTCGGAAATCGTGATCGATGCGACGCGCTCGAAATTCATCGACTACGATATTTACGAAATCATCCAGAACTTCCGCTCGGAAGCCCAAATCAAGAACATCAAGCTGACCATCGAAAACCTGCGCGGATTCGGCACGTTGCCGCCGCCCGAAACGGTTCGCGCACAAACCTACGACTCCCAGCAGTCGCTGACCCCGGCCGAGGTGTTGACAATCCTGAAAGAAGGCAACGAGCGCTTCGTCAACAATCTGAAATCGAACCGCAACCTGCTCGAACAGGTCAACGACACCCGGAAAGGCCAGTTCCCGATCGCGATCATTTTAAGCTGCATCGATTCCAGAACCTCGGTCGAACTGATCTTCGACCTGGGGCTGGGCGACGTATTCAGCGCCAGGGTCGCCGGCAACATCGTCAATGACGACATTCTCGGCAGCATGGAATTCGCCTGCAAGCTGGCCGGTTCGAAATTGATCGTCGTGCTCGGCCACAGCCTTTGCGGCGCGATCAAGGGCGCCTGCGCCGATGTGGAACTGGACCATTTGACCGGCCTGCTGCAAAAGATCAAACCGGCAGTGCACGCCGCGCGCGAGGAGCTGGGCGAAGAGACGGCGGCGGATAAGATCCTGCTCGTGCAAAGGGTTGCCGAACGCAACGTGCAGTTGACCGTCGAGCAAATCCGGAAGCAAAGCCCGCTGCTGGAGGCAATGGAAAAGGCGGGACAAATCGACATCGTCGGCGGCATGTACGATGTCGAAACGGGCCATGTCGAATTTTACACCGATACGCCGACCGAATATGGCTGCTGCCCCCCCTACGGACCCCGGTGA
- a CDS encoding YifB family Mg chelatase-like AAA ATPase, which yields MALAIVYSRGRTGIDAPLVTVEVDVANGLPSLNIVGLPEAAVKESKDRVRGAIQNSRFEFPAQRITVNLAPADLPKEGGRFDLAIALGILAGSGQIPLSLLSEVECIGELSLGGDLRSVDGVLPVAIQARNNRRKLILPKDNTAEAALIKGIEIIPAVHLLDVCAFLSGQKSLAAECAYHPPDRQADELDFADVHGQYHVKRAFEIAAAGAHNILMLGPPGTGKSMLASRLPTILPLLTERQAQETAAIASVSDQGLDVANWLRPPFRAPHHSASAAALVGGGSNPRPGEISLAHNGTLFLDELPEFDRKVLEVLREPLETGHITISRANRQADFPARFQLVAAMNPCPCGYLGDASGRCHCTSEQVMRYRARISGPLLDRIDMHLEVPRVPHEVLRKGSPEGEESSAAIRARVEAARQRAVARTGKANSAMTAKEVKQFCALSEPGHRLLEQAMDKFGLSNRAYHRILKLARTIADLGESETIEIAHLSEAIGYRKLDRRS from the coding sequence ATGGCGCTGGCGATTGTTTACAGCCGGGGGCGCACCGGGATCGATGCGCCGCTGGTGACGGTCGAGGTCGATGTCGCCAACGGGCTGCCTTCGCTGAATATCGTCGGCTTGCCGGAGGCGGCGGTCAAGGAAAGCAAGGACCGGGTGCGCGGCGCGATTCAGAACTCGCGTTTCGAATTCCCGGCACAGCGGATTACGGTCAATCTGGCGCCGGCCGATCTGCCGAAGGAAGGCGGCCGCTTCGACCTTGCGATCGCGCTCGGGATTCTGGCCGGCTCGGGACAAATCCCGTTGTCGCTGCTTTCCGAAGTCGAATGCATCGGCGAGCTTTCGTTGGGCGGCGACCTGCGTTCGGTCGACGGCGTGCTGCCGGTCGCGATCCAGGCGCGCAACAACCGGCGAAAGTTGATTCTGCCCAAGGACAATACTGCCGAAGCGGCATTGATCAAAGGCATCGAAATCATTCCGGCGGTTCATCTGCTGGATGTCTGCGCGTTTCTTTCCGGGCAGAAATCGTTGGCGGCCGAATGCGCATACCACCCGCCGGACCGGCAGGCCGACGAGCTGGATTTTGCCGACGTGCACGGCCAATACCATGTGAAGCGGGCCTTCGAAATCGCCGCGGCCGGGGCGCACAATATTCTGATGCTGGGGCCGCCGGGCACCGGCAAATCGATGCTGGCCTCACGGCTGCCCACCATTTTGCCGCTGTTGACCGAACGGCAGGCCCAGGAAACCGCCGCCATCGCCTCGGTCAGCGACCAGGGGCTCGATGTGGCGAACTGGCTTCGGCCGCCTTTTCGGGCCCCGCATCATAGCGCGTCGGCTGCGGCGTTGGTTGGCGGCGGCAGCAATCCCCGTCCCGGCGAAATCTCGCTCGCGCATAACGGCACGCTATTTTTAGACGAATTGCCGGAGTTCGACCGGAAAGTGCTCGAAGTGCTGCGCGAGCCGCTCGAAACCGGCCACATCACCATTTCGCGCGCGAACCGCCAGGCCGATTTTCCGGCTCGCTTCCAACTGGTCGCGGCGATGAATCCATGCCCCTGCGGCTATCTGGGCGACGCCTCGGGCCGCTGCCATTGCACCTCGGAGCAGGTGATGCGTTACCGGGCACGCATTTCGGGGCCGCTGCTGGATAGGATCGACATGCATCTGGAAGTGCCGCGGGTGCCGCACGAAGTGTTGCGCAAGGGTTCGCCCGAAGGGGAAGAGAGCAGCGCCGCCATCAGGGCGCGAGTCGAGGCGGCCCGCCAACGGGCGGTTGCGCGTACCGGCAAGGCCAATTCGGCGATGACGGCGAAGGAAGTCAAACAGTTCTGCGCCTTGTCCGAGCCCGGCCACCGCTTGCTGGAGCAGGCGATGGACAAATTCGGCCTGTCGAATCGCGCGTATCACCGGATATTGAAGCTGGCGCGCACGATCGCGGATTTGGGGGAGTCCGAAACGATAGAGATAGCGCACTTGAGCGAGGCCATCGGCTACCGCAAGCTGGATCGGCGGTCCTGA
- a CDS encoding accessory factor UbiK family protein, with product MFFDAKSIDEIASKLANTIPPGLNHLKEDLEKNFHAVLQGALSRLDLVTREEFEVQKLVLAKTRANLEALEKRVAALERQALSKEEL from the coding sequence ATGTTTTTTGATGCCAAATCGATCGACGAAATCGCCAGCAAGCTGGCCAATACCATCCCGCCGGGCCTGAACCATTTGAAGGAAGACCTCGAAAAAAATTTTCACGCGGTGCTGCAAGGCGCCTTGAGCCGGCTGGATCTGGTCACCCGCGAAGAATTCGAAGTGCAGAAGCTGGTGCTGGCGAAAACCCGCGCGAACCTGGAAGCGCTGGAAAAACGCGTCGCCGCGCTCGAACGGCAGGCGCTGAGCAAGGAAGAGCTGTAG
- the speE gene encoding polyamine aminopropyltransferase, with the protein MMNPSEWFTEEAPGVASAFSLKVTKKLHEEQSPFQHLEIYETESFGNLMVIDGCTMVSTRDNFFYHEMISHPALYTHPDPKRVWIIGGGDCGTLKEVLKHPTVEKAVQIDIDERVTRLAEIYFPELCESNGDPRADLKFIDGIKWVKDAEPNSVDIILVDSTDPAGPAEGLFSEAFYRDCFNCLSENGMVVQQSESALFYMKLIGEMRGAMQAAGFPHLQTLFFPQCIYPSGWWSATIAGKQSLKQFRERDAANKPFDTNFYNVDIHKAALAQPEFFKKAFGG; encoded by the coding sequence ATGATGAATCCTTCCGAATGGTTTACCGAAGAAGCGCCCGGCGTCGCTTCGGCCTTTTCGCTGAAAGTCACGAAAAAGCTGCACGAAGAGCAGTCGCCGTTTCAGCATTTGGAAATTTACGAAACGGAGAGTTTCGGCAATCTGATGGTGATCGACGGCTGCACGATGGTGTCGACGCGCGATAATTTCTTCTATCACGAGATGATCAGCCATCCGGCGCTCTATACCCATCCCGACCCGAAGCGGGTCTGGATCATCGGCGGCGGCGATTGCGGGACATTGAAGGAAGTGCTGAAGCATCCGACGGTCGAAAAGGCGGTGCAGATCGACATCGACGAACGGGTTACGCGGCTGGCCGAAATTTATTTTCCGGAACTGTGCGAATCGAACGGCGATCCGCGCGCGGACCTGAAATTCATCGATGGGATCAAATGGGTCAAGGATGCGGAGCCGAATTCGGTCGATATCATCCTCGTCGACAGCACCGATCCGGCGGGTCCTGCCGAAGGCCTGTTCAGCGAGGCGTTTTACCGCGACTGCTTCAATTGCCTGTCCGAAAACGGCATGGTCGTGCAGCAAAGCGAATCGGCGCTGTTCTACATGAAGCTGATCGGCGAGATGCGCGGCGCGATGCAGGCGGCAGGCTTTCCGCATCTGCAGACGCTGTTCTTCCCGCAGTGCATTTACCCGTCCGGCTGGTGGAGCGCGACGATCGCGGGCAAACAGAGCCTGAAACAGTTCCGTGAACGGGACGCGGCGAATAAACCGTTCGACACGAATTTTTATAACGTCGACATCCACAAGGCGGCGCTGGCGCAGCCGGAATTCTTTAAAAAAGCGTTCGGCGGCTGA
- the speA gene encoding biosynthetic arginine decarboxylase, with amino-acid sequence MNATEYPDWSLRDAAETYAIESWGDGYFGINAAGHVSVKPRSEQTAELDLYEIARSLHERNLSLPVLVRFTDILKDKVNRLNRAFGNACAKYGYTGRYTPVYPIKVNQQRQVVEGILKANPIGLEAGSKPELLAIMALSDQQVVICNGYKDRAYIRLALIGQKMGLDLYLVIEKPVELELIIEESRKLGIRPNIGVRVRLSSISAGKWQNSGGEKSKFGLHANELLQLVKRLKDTHLLDALKLMHFHMGSQIANIHDIKVALKEAGQFYVELRRLGAPIRIVDAGGGLGVDYDGSRSRRESSMNYSVDEYAQNIVRSFAEICAEKEAPEPDIITESGRAITAHHAVLITNVTDIESPCQDGEPPALPERCNPVELYHDAQFALAEARAQFAQDTLDIEGLARAENAYALLCRQLQRRLNPAYQSEAAILQELNEKLADKVFCNFSLFQSMPDIWGIDQIFPIMPIHRLDEYPGRRAVLQDLTCDSDGRIDQYIDGQNIEKTLPVHPIDSREPYLIGFFMVGAYQEILGDMHNLFGDTHAINIELDEHGYHFYDFQEGEHVSDLLDYVHIRAEELKAAYREKLAASGLSERERHAYEQELGAGLTSYTYLEKA; translated from the coding sequence TTGAATGCGACTGAATACCCCGATTGGAGCCTCCGAGACGCCGCGGAAACCTATGCGATCGAAAGCTGGGGAGACGGTTATTTCGGGATCAATGCGGCCGGCCATGTCTCGGTCAAGCCCCGTTCGGAGCAAACGGCCGAACTGGATCTTTACGAAATTGCCCGGTCGCTGCACGAAAGAAACCTGTCGCTGCCGGTGCTGGTGCGATTCACCGACATATTGAAGGACAAGGTCAACCGGCTGAACCGGGCATTCGGGAACGCCTGCGCGAAATACGGTTATACGGGCCGCTACACGCCGGTGTATCCGATCAAGGTCAACCAGCAGCGCCAGGTCGTCGAAGGCATTCTGAAAGCGAACCCGATCGGGCTTGAAGCCGGCAGCAAGCCGGAACTGCTGGCGATCATGGCCCTGTCCGATCAACAGGTGGTCATCTGCAACGGCTACAAGGACCGGGCCTACATCCGGCTCGCGCTGATCGGCCAGAAAATGGGACTCGACCTGTATCTGGTGATCGAAAAGCCGGTCGAACTGGAGCTGATCATCGAAGAATCCCGCAAACTGGGCATCCGGCCGAACATCGGCGTGCGCGTGCGCCTGTCCAGCATCAGCGCCGGGAAATGGCAAAACAGCGGCGGCGAAAAGTCCAAATTCGGCCTACACGCCAACGAACTGCTGCAACTGGTCAAACGCCTCAAAGACACACACCTGCTCGACGCGCTGAAACTGATGCATTTCCACATGGGCTCGCAGATCGCCAACATTCACGACATCAAGGTCGCGCTGAAGGAAGCCGGCCAGTTCTACGTCGAACTGCGCCGGCTCGGCGCGCCGATCAGGATCGTCGACGCAGGCGGCGGCCTCGGCGTCGATTACGACGGCAGCCGTTCGCGGCGCGAATCGTCGATGAATTACAGCGTCGACGAATACGCGCAGAACATCGTGCGCAGCTTTGCCGAAATCTGCGCCGAAAAGGAAGCGCCCGAACCGGACATCATTACCGAATCGGGCCGGGCGATCACCGCGCACCATGCGGTCTTGATCACCAATGTGACCGACATCGAATCGCCCTGCCAGGACGGCGAGCCGCCCGCTTTGCCGGAGCGCTGTAATCCGGTCGAACTGTACCATGACGCCCAGTTTGCGCTCGCGGAAGCGCGCGCCCAATTTGCGCAGGACACGCTCGATATCGAAGGGCTGGCACGGGCCGAAAACGCCTATGCGCTGCTGTGCCGGCAGCTGCAGCGCCGGCTGAATCCGGCTTACCAAAGCGAGGCGGCAATTCTGCAGGAGCTGAACGAAAAACTGGCCGATAAGGTGTTCTGCAATTTTTCGCTGTTCCAGTCGATGCCGGACATCTGGGGCATCGACCAAATCTTCCCGATCATGCCGATCCACCGCCTGGACGAATACCCCGGCCGGCGCGCGGTACTGCAGGATTTGACCTGCGATTCGGACGGACGGATCGATCAGTACATCGACGGCCAGAACATCGAAAAAACGCTGCCGGTGCATCCGATCGACAGCCGCGAGCCGTACCTGATCGGCTTCTTCATGGTCGGCGCCTACCAGGAAATCCTCGGCGACATGCACAACCTGTTCGGCGACACCCATGCGATCAATATCGAACTGGACGAGCACGGCTATCATTTCTACGACTTTCAGGAGGGCGAACATGTGTCCGACTTGCTCGATTATGTACACATCCGCGCCGAAGAACTGAAAGCCGCC